In the genome of Nocardioides sp. NBC_00368, the window ACGTAGGCCGTCTTGCCCGTCTCCCGCGGATTCGAAGACGAACTCGTGAAAGTAAAACCCACTGCTCCGTCAGGTAGGCCGGTCAACGGCTCAGACGTCGCTTCTCCATAGTCGCCGTTGGCTGCATCGGCGGTGCATTCCGCCACTGCCTCATCGATTGCCGTGAGCATCGACGCGGCGTCAGGGTACGAGCCACCGGTTGCAAACACGGCCGCGCCTACAAGATCGCCGTTCTTCAACTGGTACTGCTCGCCGTGCGTGCCTTCTGCTGCGTTCGACAACTTGCTGGACTCAAGGTAGGCGAGCTCATCACACCATCCGCCTCCAGGTGCCCCGCTATCGGCGAATGTCTTCTCGATCGCGGGAAGGTCGTCAGTGTCGAGCAACGTCGAATCAGAGCCACAGGCGGTCAACAACAGTGGCGCTACGCAGAGGGCCATTGCGGTGCGGGCCTTAGTCCTTCTGGTAGTAGTCCAAGAAGGCATTCTTGTAGGTCCCTTCGAAGTCGCCGCTCGTCACGTACTCGTTCAGGTAGTTCATCGCCTCGTGAGCGTAGCGATCCACGTCGTCCGGCGGCACATCGGACATGTTGATCACCTTCCCGTCCTTCAGGAAGGTTTCGTCCGACGCCGGTATGTCAATCACGCCAGCGCGTTCCAACGCGAAGAGCGCGTTGAGTTCGACTCGGTTGACACCCTCAGAAGCGCGAGTTTCAGCGTTATCGGTCGCCGCGGCAGCCTCGTTCGCGAACTTCTCGCCAGCCGCGTCTGTCCCGAGGTCGATCGCCTGCCCGACTCCGTACTCGATCACCTTGCTGCCGAGTTCGCCGACCTGCTCGGCGCCGGGCAGGGGCACCATCCCAGCCACCTCGCTCGTCAGGTCGATGAACGCCTGGCGCTGAGCATCGCGATCCTTCGCCCCATCGATCTCGACCTCGCCAACGGCGCGTTCAGCGAAACCCTGGAGGTAGCCGCCACGCTCGAGGACGTCGCGCAGCTCCGTGCGCAGGCCGGGATCGTTCGGGTTCTGTGCCAACTCGGCGGCGATGTTGTTGATCTGCGTCTGTTGGAAGGTCCCGACGCCCTCGGCGATGCTGGTCATCCCGTCCTGCGTGCTCATGGAGACCTTCATCATGTTCTCCAGATCGCCAGCGTAGAACTTCGGGTACGGGTCCATCTTGCCGAAGTGGTCGAGCGAGAAAGGCTCCGAACCGGGTTCTCCGGACTCGTCCTTGTTGTGCAGCGCCGCATCGATGCCCGGAGTGTAGAACTTCATCAGCTCCGCGACATGAGGTGACGCAGCCTTCGCGTCTTCGGCGTTGAAGCCCTCATTGTCGGTGACGTCGTGGAAGAACTTCGACACGAGGTCGGTCGTCTCCCTCGGGTGCTCCTTGAGGAGCTCCTGGTTCGTGCCGATGCCCTCAGCCAGCTCCGAGATACCGGCGTAGCCGTCGGCCTGCCAGGTGCGCTTGTCGAAGTAGAAGTCCTGGCGCTCGGATCCGTGCTCGCCTGTGAAGAACTCCAGACCCTGCTTGGGGTGGTCGCCGAGATTGCCCATGATGGCGGCCATCGGGTCGTCGCCCCAGCCACCGTCGTTACCGGTGTCGAGGGGGCTGTGGCCGGTGTGCCCGTACCAGTACTGAGCGTTCATCGGGCCGTCCGCCCGCTCGAAGCGGTCCAGCTCCTCGGCAGCCCCGAGCACGAGGTCGCCGTTGAGACCGTGGTCCTTCATCAGGTAGGTGAGGACCGAGGCACCGCCGGTGCCGCCCCAGTTCGGGTAGCGATCCCGAAGGGCGTCCTGCTCGTCATCGGAGAGGTAGACCCCTGACGGGCCGGCGTATTTCACGATGTCGTGGCCGAACTTCTCAGCCGGGAAACCGGGGTCGTTCGAGGCCGATGCGAGACCGCTTCGGAGGTTGGAGGCGAGTGTGTTGAGAGAGCCGGAATCCGGCGAGTGCATCCGCAGGTATTCCTCGATCCTCGACATGCTGGCGACGGTGCCGTCCGCCCCGAGGTCCTTGTAGAGCCCGGCGGCGACGGTCGAGTCGTCGGTGTAGGCGCTCAGCATGGCGTTGAGGCGGTCGGCCTCATCCTTGCTGAGCTTGTAGTCGTCGTCGTTCAGCGTGCTGTCGAGCCGGTCGCTGATCTCCTTGCCGAGCCGCTCCTGAGCGGCCGGCGGAAGTGCGTCGATGTAACCGTCGTACTTGCCCGGCTCGCTGAGCATCTTGTTGATGAGCTCTTCTTCGGGCAGGTTGCGCAGCTCGGGCGGAAGGCTGGCCTGCTCGATCGTGCCGTCGCCGCCGTCGTAGTCGCCCTTGGTCGCGTGGTTGAGGACCGCCGTGAGGTCGGCATCAGCAGATTCCGCGTCGGTCAGCGCATCCTGGATGTTCTGAGCGAGCTGCTGCATCGTGCCTTTGTCCTTGTCCGGGTCCTTCTCGTCCGGGGTCGGATCGGTGATCTGTACGCCGCCGGAGAAGGTGACCTTCCAGCCGCGGCCGATCGCGTCGTCGTAGGCGTGCTTGGCGTTGTCCTTGGCCTTCTTGATGGAGGCGGCGGCCTCGTCGAGGGCGTTGATGACCTGGGACAGCGGCGCGGCGATGTCGTTGAGGTCGGCGACCAGGCGGCGGTGGCGGTTCTCAGCACGTGTCGCCGCCTCTCCGATCCAGGTACTGGGAACCTTGCCCGCGTCCATCTCGTCCTGCTGGTCCTGGAAGCTCTTGCGGGCGGTGTTGAGCTGGTCCGCGGCGGTGTCGAGCTCTTCGGGCTTCCAGCTCTGCAGCTGCTCGTAGGTGACGGCCATCAGTCTCTTCCGATCATTGCTTCGCGGTAGCGCGCCTGCTGCGCCGTGATGGTGTCTGCTTCCACGATGGCGTCGGCGTCGGCGACGGTGGTCGTCTTGTGATCACGCGCGTCCTTGACCCACTTGTCCTTGTCGCTCTTCCACTCGGTCTTGAGGCCGTTCGCGGCGCCTGCGGACGTGCTTCCCGGAAGCGCGGAGGCGACCTTGCCCATCGGGCCTTCGAGATCGAGACCGGCGACGGCCTCGGCCGCGGTCCCGATGGAGTTGGCCGCGGTCTTGACCTGCGGCGCCACGATTTCGACGTTCACGAAAGGATCCCCCAAGACATTCGGAGC includes:
- a CDS encoding WXG100 family type VII secretion target gives rise to the protein MAVTYEQLQSWKPEELDTAADQLNTARKSFQDQQDEMDAGKVPSTWIGEAATRAENRHRRLVADLNDIAAPLSQVINALDEAAASIKKAKDNAKHAYDDAIGRGWKVTFSGGVQITDPTPDEKDPDKDKGTMQQLAQNIQDALTDAESADADLTAVLNHATKGDYDGGDGTIEQASLPPELRNLPEEELINKMLSEPGKYDGYIDALPPAAQERLGKEISDRLDSTLNDDDYKLSKDEADRLNAMLSAYTDDSTVAAGLYKDLGADGTVASMSRIEEYLRMHSPDSGSLNTLASNLRSGLASASNDPGFPAEKFGHDIVKYAGPSGVYLSDDEQDALRDRYPNWGGTGGASVLTYLMKDHGLNGDLVLGAAEELDRFERADGPMNAQYWYGHTGHSPLDTGNDGGWGDDPMAAIMGNLGDHPKQGLEFFTGEHGSERQDFYFDKRTWQADGYAGISELAEGIGTNQELLKEHPRETTDLVSKFFHDVTDNEGFNAEDAKAASPHVAELMKFYTPGIDAALHNKDESGEPGSEPFSLDHFGKMDPYPKFYAGDLENMMKVSMSTQDGMTSIAEGVGTFQQTQINNIAAELAQNPNDPGLRTELRDVLERGGYLQGFAERAVGEVEIDGAKDRDAQRQAFIDLTSEVAGMVPLPGAEQVGELGSKVIEYGVGQAIDLGTDAAGEKFANEAAAATDNAETRASEGVNRVELNALFALERAGVIDIPASDETFLKDGKVINMSDVPPDDVDRYAHEAMNYLNEYVTSGDFEGTYKNAFLDYYQKD